One window of Cohnella hashimotonis genomic DNA carries:
- a CDS encoding nucleotidyltransferase-like protein, producing the protein MKRLEDTNLFYTALFGSDERLNGLLLVKNLEGSPSLIDGMDRLILALYDDGYIEGKASAEHWKWGDMTILVRRSTPERLNAWIAGAAHWQPFFQWLNNGEVLLDRDGYLANARNKLDRWPEQLRERRLISEYSRFLDAYLQAKQNLKDQHAMDAYTNILAALNHWAHIAIIEETLHPEPSLWEQVRRVNPGIFKLYDEMTSSGETMEQRVNLVILAVEFAVLTKMKSSSLLLLRILQSRPEPWSLSELQEHPALSDLHLELSPLLRKLAHRGYVAEITRGVKEHGLHWLDLRYTASGFE; encoded by the coding sequence TTGAAGCGTCTCGAAGATACCAATCTTTTTTATACGGCACTGTTCGGATCCGACGAGCGGCTTAACGGGCTTTTGCTCGTGAAGAACCTCGAAGGCTCCCCTTCCTTGATCGACGGAATGGATCGTCTGATTCTTGCTTTGTACGACGACGGATATATAGAAGGCAAAGCGTCGGCGGAGCACTGGAAGTGGGGGGATATGACGATCCTGGTGCGCAGATCTACGCCCGAGAGGCTGAATGCCTGGATCGCGGGCGCAGCGCATTGGCAGCCTTTTTTCCAATGGCTCAACAACGGTGAAGTGCTGCTCGACAGGGACGGCTACCTTGCGAATGCGAGGAACAAGCTCGATCGATGGCCCGAACAGCTGCGCGAGAGACGCCTCATCAGCGAGTATTCGCGATTTCTGGACGCATACTTGCAGGCTAAGCAGAACCTGAAGGATCAACACGCGATGGATGCGTATACGAATATATTGGCGGCGCTTAATCATTGGGCGCATATCGCTATTATTGAAGAAACGCTGCATCCCGAGCCGAGCTTGTGGGAACAGGTCAGACGCGTGAATCCGGGAATTTTTAAGCTTTACGACGAAATGACTTCAAGCGGAGAAACGATGGAGCAACGGGTGAATCTCGTCATTCTTGCCGTCGAGTTTGCCGTTCTAACGAAGATGAAGTCTTCGTCTTTGCTGCTTCTGCGCATTTTGCAAAGCCGTCCGGAGCCTTGGAGCCTGTCCGAATTGCAGGAACATCCGGCGCTGTCGGACCTCCATCTTGAATTATCCCCCTTGCTCCGCAAGCTTGCGCATAGAGGTTACGTAGCGGAGATTACGAGAGGGGTCAAGGAACACGGGCTTCACTGGCTCGATCTGCGCTATACTGCATCCGGCTTCGAATGA
- a CDS encoding DUF2614 family zinc ribbon-containing protein, which produces MKMKASKISTMRTWGLLLVLGGMGLMVLGTSGIILFGQVGKIIAAIFMVIGILTCGASMFIYFWVGMLSTSAPVIECPECGKRTKMLGKTDRCMYCHTILTWDPSQATNASIAQEHESAPSTTV; this is translated from the coding sequence ATGAAAATGAAGGCCAGCAAAATATCGACGATGCGCACCTGGGGCTTGCTGCTGGTGCTCGGCGGGATGGGGCTTATGGTTCTGGGGACAAGCGGGATCATCCTGTTCGGACAAGTCGGGAAGATCATCGCCGCGATCTTTATGGTCATCGGCATCCTCACCTGCGGGGCTAGCATGTTCATCTACTTCTGGGTCGGGATGCTATCGACAAGCGCGCCGGTCATCGAATGTCCGGAGTGCGGCAAACGTACGAAAATGCTCGGCAAAACGGACCGGTGCATGTACTGCCACACGATTTTGACATGGGATCCGTCCCAGGCGACAAACGCATCGATCGCACAGGAACATGAATCCGCTCCGTCGACGACGGTATAA
- a CDS encoding glycosyl hydrolase family 18 protein, with the protein MQTTMIGGRGKRRRKMAPILGLLLLFCLSAAAAAFAWWSSQPNRNHEKPDYMAQSHPIMNKGDWTGDYALGDGEGLWIPLPLAKELIGDGVRYESETESVILTSDTSVLHFKTGKLSATLNAKPFNMSFGAKKTEDGTLYLPFAPLQQLFGLTAVTDASTGIVTLTQPGVAIQKGEVPADGKGAKLRSGAGKSNPIVEDLLAGQRVVVWGEEAGWYRVQSAAGYLGYASKRDIALIGIEETASGAITEQGEPYVPWKVTGKRINLTWDAIYNVMPDPAKIGDWSGVNVVSPSWFSLTDGQGNIHSKADAAYSAWARNKGMQVWAMFGNSFEPDITHEALSSYESRNLMIRQLIAYARTFRVQGFNLDFENVYTKDKDNLIQFVRELTPIMHEQGLSVSIDVTPKSNSEMWSAYLDRGRLAAAVDYLILMAYDEHWATSPVSGSVASLPWTENAITKILKEDGVAPEQLILGIPFYTRVWTEKTDDKGKVEVSSKAIGMDAAQQSVKDNKLTPAFSEETGQHYVEFKANGVLQRIWLEDETSVQARVQLIKKYKLAGAASWNRAFASNGIWSVLDKALQSYP; encoded by the coding sequence TTGCAGACGACGATGATAGGCGGGCGCGGCAAGCGGCGCAGAAAAATGGCGCCGATCCTAGGCCTCTTGCTATTGTTTTGCCTTTCTGCCGCCGCGGCGGCGTTCGCATGGTGGTCATCCCAACCCAACCGGAATCACGAGAAGCCCGATTATATGGCTCAGTCGCATCCGATTATGAACAAAGGAGATTGGACCGGCGATTATGCACTGGGCGATGGCGAAGGATTGTGGATACCGCTTCCGCTCGCCAAAGAATTGATCGGAGACGGCGTGCGATACGAGTCGGAGACCGAGTCGGTCATATTAACCTCGGATACGAGCGTACTTCATTTTAAGACCGGCAAGCTGAGCGCGACGCTTAACGCAAAGCCTTTTAATATGAGTTTCGGCGCCAAAAAAACGGAAGACGGAACGCTTTATCTGCCATTCGCGCCGCTCCAGCAGCTCTTCGGATTAACGGCTGTAACGGATGCGAGTACGGGTATCGTTACGCTGACGCAGCCGGGAGTCGCGATTCAGAAAGGCGAGGTACCGGCCGATGGTAAAGGAGCCAAATTGCGCAGCGGCGCAGGCAAGTCGAATCCGATCGTGGAGGATCTGCTGGCCGGTCAGCGCGTTGTCGTATGGGGGGAGGAAGCGGGCTGGTACCGCGTTCAGTCTGCCGCCGGCTACCTGGGCTATGCGAGCAAACGCGACATTGCGCTGATCGGTATCGAGGAGACGGCTTCCGGCGCGATTACCGAACAAGGCGAGCCATACGTGCCGTGGAAAGTGACAGGAAAGCGAATCAATCTGACATGGGACGCTATATATAACGTGATGCCGGATCCGGCCAAGATCGGGGATTGGAGCGGCGTTAATGTCGTCAGTCCGAGCTGGTTTTCGCTTACGGACGGTCAGGGCAATATACACAGCAAAGCGGACGCGGCATATTCCGCATGGGCGCGCAATAAAGGCATGCAGGTATGGGCAATGTTCGGCAACTCGTTCGAGCCCGATATTACGCACGAAGCGCTCTCTTCGTATGAGTCGCGCAATTTGATGATTCGGCAATTAATCGCATACGCGCGAACCTTCAGGGTACAGGGCTTCAATCTCGATTTCGAAAACGTGTATACCAAAGACAAAGACAATTTGATCCAATTCGTTCGCGAGCTCACTCCGATTATGCACGAGCAGGGATTATCCGTGTCGATCGATGTGACGCCGAAGTCCAATAGCGAGATGTGGTCGGCTTATCTGGACCGGGGCCGCCTTGCCGCTGCAGTCGACTATTTAATCCTCATGGCGTACGACGAGCATTGGGCTACGAGTCCTGTGTCAGGTTCCGTCGCCTCGCTCCCATGGACGGAGAACGCGATCACGAAGATTTTGAAGGAAGATGGCGTGGCACCGGAGCAATTGATCTTGGGTATTCCGTTTTACACCAGAGTATGGACCGAAAAGACCGATGACAAAGGTAAGGTCGAAGTGTCGTCAAAAGCAATCGGTATGGATGCGGCACAGCAGTCGGTCAAAGACAACAAATTAACGCCTGCGTTCTCCGAGGAGACGGGGCAGCATTACGTTGAGTTCAAAGCCAACGGCGTATTGCAGCGCATCTGGCTTGAAGACGAAACCTCGGTTCAAGCGAGAGTTCAGCTTATCAAAAAGTACAAGCTGGCCGGCGCCGCTTCATGGAACCGCGCATTTGCTTCGAACGGCATTTGGAGTGTGCTGGATAAGGCTTTGCAGAGCTATCCTTGA
- a CDS encoding Fur family transcriptional regulator, protein METRIYHAVDQLKSGGVRMTPQRYAILKYLMESTSHPTADDIFKSLSPAYPSLSVATVYNNLKLFVDAGLIRELTYGDDSSRFDADLSDHYHAICTGCGAMVDFDHDPVVEVERAAAERTGFLVQGHRMEIYGLCPSCRGLVS, encoded by the coding sequence ATGGAAACCCGGATCTATCATGCCGTGGACCAGCTCAAATCCGGAGGCGTCCGGATGACGCCGCAGCGATACGCTATTTTGAAGTACTTGATGGAGTCCACCTCGCATCCGACGGCCGACGATATTTTTAAGTCGTTGTCGCCGGCATATCCCAGCTTGAGCGTGGCCACCGTTTATAATAATCTGAAGCTTTTCGTCGATGCGGGGCTGATCCGTGAGCTGACCTACGGCGACGATTCCAGTCGGTTCGACGCGGACTTGTCCGATCATTATCATGCCATTTGTACCGGATGCGGCGCAATGGTGGATTTCGATCACGACCCGGTCGTCGAGGTCGAACGCGCGGCGGCAGAGCGTACGGGGTTTCTTGTGCAAGGACACCGTATGGAGATTTATGGCCTATGTCCCTCTTGCCGTGGGCTTGTGTCCTGA
- a CDS encoding MgtC/SapB family protein, which produces MDNPWVIDDWHLMLRLLLSVLLGALIGYERERKNHAAGLRTHTLVSLGSCLIMLLSIYGFSEFIGQYGVNRDPARLAAQAITGIGFLGAGTILFTGKSIKGLTTAASLWVVMAIGLAVGAGFYLGASFTVFLALAVLWGLNVVEKRYVAHPREFVFTIAAQADRELTDPIRILLETKEAKLIKVQFDESALETRGEGGIRIRLTIRLGDPLQAVSLAEQLRRLEGIRTVSAE; this is translated from the coding sequence TTGGACAATCCATGGGTTATCGATGATTGGCACCTGATGCTTCGCCTTCTGCTCTCTGTGTTGCTCGGGGCTCTGATCGGCTACGAGCGCGAGCGCAAAAACCATGCTGCCGGTCTACGGACGCATACGCTCGTCAGCTTGGGTTCCTGTTTGATCATGCTGCTCTCGATCTACGGCTTCTCCGAATTTATCGGGCAGTACGGCGTGAATCGGGATCCGGCGAGACTCGCCGCGCAAGCGATTACGGGCATCGGCTTCCTTGGAGCGGGCACGATTTTATTCACAGGCAAGTCGATCAAGGGCTTAACGACGGCTGCATCGCTATGGGTCGTCATGGCGATCGGGCTTGCAGTGGGAGCCGGCTTCTACCTGGGCGCGTCGTTTACGGTTTTTTTGGCGCTCGCCGTGCTGTGGGGGCTGAACGTCGTCGAAAAGCGATATGTCGCGCATCCCAGAGAGTTCGTATTCACCATTGCGGCGCAGGCCGATCGGGAGCTTACGGATCCGATTCGCATCTTGCTTGAAACGAAAGAAGCCAAGCTGATCAAGGTTCAATTCGACGAGAGTGCGCTCGAGACGAGGGGCGAGGGCGGTATACGGATCAGGTTGACGATCCGGCTCGGAGATCCGCTGCAGGCGGTGTCGCTGGCAGAGCAGCTGCGCAGGCTGGAGGGCATTCGGACCGTGTCCGCGGAGTAG
- a CDS encoding GNAT family N-acetyltransferase — protein MPTIERLDLTSQDNAGDLWRLQHAAYRIEAELIGVPDLPPLHDTTASLQASEEMFWGCRDEDGELIGAIAAELAKDGSGVISRMMVHPDHLRQGIAGALISHMMQAWNKVAAWEVTAEARNLPAIALYERHGFAAVDTFHPREDITMITMKRRAKT, from the coding sequence ATGCCAACAATAGAGCGGCTGGACTTGACCAGCCAGGATAATGCCGGCGATCTCTGGCGGCTTCAGCACGCCGCTTACCGGATCGAAGCCGAGCTGATCGGCGTTCCCGATCTGCCTCCCCTGCATGATACGACCGCTTCTCTCCAAGCCTCGGAGGAAATGTTCTGGGGATGCAGAGACGAGGATGGCGAACTGATCGGGGCGATCGCGGCGGAGCTTGCCAAGGACGGTTCCGGCGTCATCAGCCGTATGATGGTCCATCCGGACCATTTGCGCCAAGGAATCGCAGGCGCGCTGATCTCGCATATGATGCAGGCATGGAATAAAGTCGCAGCGTGGGAGGTCACGGCCGAGGCGCGCAACCTCCCCGCAATCGCGCTGTACGAGCGTCACGGGTTCGCTGCCGTAGACACCTTCCATCCCCGCGAAGATATTACAATGATTACGATGAAGCGGCGAGCCAAGACCTAA
- the gatB gene encoding Asp-tRNA(Asn)/Glu-tRNA(Gln) amidotransferase subunit GatB codes for MSTVSPYETVVGLEVHVELHTKTKIFCGCETSFGASPNSHTCPVCLGHPGVLPVLNRQAVEYAMKAAMAINCEIADWCKFDRKNYFYPDSPKAYQISQYDEPIGSNGWIDIEVGGQTKRIGITRLHLEEDAGKLMHMDGGLGSLVDLNRVGTPLVEIVSEPDIRSPEEAKAYLEKLKAIMQYCDVSDVKMEEGSLRCDANVSIRPWGQEKFGTRTELKNMNSFRGVQRGLEYEVMRQSDVLDGGGKVVQETRRWDESQGKTFSMRSKEEAHDYRYFPDPDLVRVQIDADWKDRVRASIPELPDARQSRYTQEYGLPTYDAGVITSSMKLADFFEESLKYTDDAKASANWIMGDLLGYLNANNLEIQQVPITGQGLGEMIQLIAKGTISSKIAKTVFKAMLESGELPQQIVEEQGLVQISDEGAILAIVDRIVEANPQSVEDFRGGKDKAIGFLVGQIMKETKGKANPGLVNKLLMDRLKNS; via the coding sequence ATGTCCACCGTATCCCCATACGAGACGGTCGTCGGCCTCGAGGTGCACGTCGAGCTGCACACGAAGACGAAGATCTTCTGCGGCTGCGAGACCTCGTTCGGGGCGTCGCCGAACAGCCATACATGCCCCGTGTGTCTTGGCCATCCGGGCGTGCTGCCCGTCCTGAACCGCCAAGCGGTCGAATACGCGATGAAGGCCGCCATGGCCATCAACTGCGAGATCGCCGACTGGTGCAAGTTCGACCGCAAAAACTATTTTTATCCCGATTCGCCCAAGGCTTATCAGATTTCCCAATACGACGAGCCGATCGGCTCGAACGGCTGGATCGACATCGAGGTAGGCGGGCAGACGAAGCGGATCGGCATTACCCGCTTGCACTTGGAAGAGGATGCGGGCAAGCTGATGCATATGGACGGCGGCCTCGGCTCGCTCGTCGACCTCAACCGCGTCGGCACGCCGCTCGTCGAGATTGTTTCCGAACCGGACATCCGATCGCCCGAAGAGGCGAAGGCATACCTGGAAAAGCTGAAGGCGATTATGCAATACTGCGACGTTTCCGACGTCAAGATGGAGGAAGGCAGCCTGCGCTGCGACGCCAATGTTAGCATCCGCCCTTGGGGGCAAGAGAAGTTCGGCACGCGTACAGAGCTGAAGAACATGAATTCGTTCCGGGGCGTGCAGCGCGGCCTCGAGTACGAAGTCATGCGCCAATCCGACGTGCTGGACGGCGGCGGCAAGGTCGTGCAGGAGACGCGCCGATGGGACGAATCGCAGGGCAAGACGTTCAGCATGCGCTCCAAGGAAGAAGCGCACGACTATCGCTATTTCCCTGATCCCGACCTCGTACGGGTGCAGATCGACGCGGACTGGAAGGATCGCGTACGGGCCTCGATTCCCGAGCTGCCGGACGCGCGCCAGTCTCGTTATACGCAGGAGTACGGTTTGCCAACCTACGACGCCGGCGTTATCACGTCGTCGATGAAGCTGGCCGACTTCTTCGAAGAGTCGCTCAAGTATACCGACGACGCCAAGGCGTCTGCGAACTGGATCATGGGCGACCTCCTCGGGTACTTGAACGCCAACAATCTGGAGATCCAGCAGGTGCCGATTACGGGCCAGGGGCTTGGCGAGATGATTCAGCTTATCGCCAAGGGCACGATCAGCTCCAAGATCGCCAAGACCGTGTTCAAGGCCATGCTGGAGTCCGGCGAGCTGCCGCAGCAGATCGTCGAGGAGCAAGGACTCGTGCAGATCAGCGACGAAGGCGCCATTCTGGCGATCGTCGACCGGATCGTCGAGGCCAACCCGCAGTCTGTCGAAGACTTCCGCGGCGGCAAAGACAAGGCGATCGGGTTCCTCGTCGGCCAGATCATGAAGGAAACGAAGGGCAAGGCCAATCCGGGCCTTGTCAACAAACTGCTCATGGATCGTTTGAAGAATTCATAA
- the gatA gene encoding Asp-tRNA(Asn)/Glu-tRNA(Gln) amidotransferase subunit GatA, which translates to MSLFNLRLSEVHDRLHHRDLSVQELVEASVARISETDTKIGAFLTLNEEGALAQAKDMDASGAAERGLLYGLPAGVKDNIVTEGLRTTCASQFLSNYDPIYDATVVEKLKAAQSVTIGKLNMDEFAMGGSNENSSFQLTRNPWDTDRVPGGSSGGSAASVAAGQVYFSLGSDTGGSIRQPAAYCGIVGLKPTYGLVSRYGLVAFASSLDQIGPLTKNVEDSAYVLQAIAGHDKRDTTSANVEIPDYTAALTGDIKGLRIGVAKEYLGEGIDPQVKERVMEALKTFESLGAVWEEVSLPHTDYAIATYYLLASSEASSNLARFDGVRYGVRAEDPANLLDLYKKSRSEGFGPEVKRRIMLGTYALSSGYYDAYYKKAQQVRTLIKRDFDQAFERFDLIVGPTAPTTAFRIGEQVGDPLTMYLNDICTIPVSLAGVPAISVPCGLADGLPVGLQIIGKPFDESTVLRAAHAFEGMTEFHKLRPAL; encoded by the coding sequence TTGTCGCTGTTTAACCTGAGATTGTCCGAAGTGCACGACAGGCTTCATCATAGAGACTTATCCGTTCAGGAGCTCGTCGAGGCTTCAGTGGCCCGGATTTCCGAGACGGACACGAAGATCGGCGCATTTCTGACCCTGAACGAAGAGGGCGCGCTCGCCCAGGCCAAGGATATGGACGCATCGGGCGCAGCCGAGCGGGGGCTGCTGTACGGCCTGCCCGCCGGCGTCAAGGATAACATCGTCACTGAAGGACTCCGAACGACTTGCGCGAGCCAATTTTTGTCCAACTATGATCCGATTTACGACGCGACGGTCGTTGAGAAGCTCAAGGCCGCCCAGTCCGTCACGATCGGCAAGCTGAACATGGACGAATTCGCCATGGGCGGCTCCAACGAGAATTCCTCGTTCCAACTGACCCGCAACCCTTGGGATACCGATCGCGTGCCAGGCGGCTCCAGCGGCGGCTCCGCGGCATCCGTAGCTGCCGGCCAGGTTTATTTCTCGCTCGGCTCCGATACCGGCGGCTCGATTCGCCAACCTGCCGCTTATTGTGGCATCGTAGGCCTAAAGCCGACTTACGGGCTTGTCTCCCGCTATGGCCTTGTCGCCTTCGCGTCGTCGCTCGACCAGATCGGGCCGCTGACCAAAAACGTAGAGGATTCCGCATATGTTCTGCAGGCGATCGCAGGTCACGACAAGCGCGATACAACTTCGGCGAACGTCGAGATTCCCGACTACACGGCCGCGCTGACCGGCGACATCAAGGGCCTTCGCATCGGCGTCGCCAAGGAATACCTCGGCGAGGGCATCGATCCGCAAGTTAAAGAGCGAGTAATGGAGGCGCTCAAGACGTTCGAATCCCTCGGCGCCGTTTGGGAAGAAGTGTCCTTGCCGCACACCGATTACGCGATCGCCACTTATTATTTGCTGGCTTCGTCCGAAGCATCCTCGAACCTTGCGCGGTTCGACGGCGTCCGCTACGGCGTCAGGGCGGAAGATCCCGCCAACCTGCTGGACCTTTACAAGAAGTCTCGAAGCGAGGGCTTCGGACCCGAGGTCAAGCGGCGGATCATGCTGGGCACTTACGCGCTTAGCTCCGGCTATTACGATGCTTACTATAAAAAGGCTCAGCAGGTCCGCACGCTCATCAAGCGCGACTTCGACCAGGCCTTCGAGCGCTTCGACCTCATCGTCGGGCCGACGGCGCCTACGACGGCTTTCCGCATCGGCGAGCAGGTCGGCGATCCGCTCACGATGTACCTCAACGACATCTGCACCATCCCGGTGAGCCTTGCAGGCGTGCCGGCGATCAGCGTGCCCTGCGGTCTGGCGGACGGTCTGCCCGTCGGTCTTCAGATCATCGGCAAGCCGTTCGACGAATCGACCGTGCTTCGCGCGGCCCACGCCTTCGAAGGCATGACCGAATTTCACAAGCTGCGCCCGGCGCTCTAA
- the gatC gene encoding Asp-tRNA(Asn)/Glu-tRNA(Gln) amidotransferase subunit GatC, which translates to MSIAAKDVEHVANLARLTLTDDEKEQFTGQLNAILKYAEKLNELDTAGVEPTSHVLPLSNVMREDAPKASLPIEKVLRNAPEAEDDQFKVPAVLE; encoded by the coding sequence ATGAGCATCGCAGCGAAGGACGTCGAGCATGTCGCCAACCTGGCGCGCTTGACGCTTACCGATGATGAAAAAGAGCAATTCACCGGTCAATTGAACGCCATCCTTAAATATGCCGAAAAGCTGAACGAACTCGACACGGCCGGCGTCGAACCGACGAGCCACGTACTGCCGCTGTCGAACGTAATGCGCGAAGACGCGCCGAAGGCTTCCTTGCCGATCGAAAAGGTGCTGCGAAACGCCCCGGAAGCCGAAGACGATCAATTCAAGGTTCCGGCCGTACTGGAATAG
- a CDS encoding EAL domain-containing protein yields MLTRQAFERQAPLRDSGYVEFRADSDAGAARTLTELLGPPGDAGYWSVRYDHYQQLLQMLNAADRKLTDAQKQTVECRIFYEEPLETSAQDESDGWVQAARLLTGFGSHRVVDYIANRRFSSYMQPIVQLSGKPIGYEMLLRPLPEQPPFRPSELFEAAREAGLHSFLDREARNSAIRVASRQLPAGVKKFINFLPSSIYRPDQCLQQTFERIIMSGMDPADFVFEVVETERLDDVRHLNKVFAAYRNMGIRLAMDDLGDEFATVEAMEQLQPDYIKLDRKWVAGCDGDSDKQRRIEDVLERASRFHGVVLAEGVEREEEWQYLREAGVPLMQGYLFGRPSPVPMPVRFERAASTVSV; encoded by the coding sequence ATGTTGACTCGTCAAGCCTTCGAACGGCAAGCGCCGCTGCGCGACAGCGGCTACGTCGAATTTAGAGCGGACAGCGACGCAGGTGCTGCCCGGACGTTGACGGAATTACTCGGTCCTCCGGGAGATGCGGGATATTGGAGCGTGCGATACGATCATTACCAGCAGCTCCTTCAAATGCTCAACGCCGCGGACCGCAAGTTGACGGACGCGCAGAAGCAAACGGTTGAATGCAGAATTTTTTACGAAGAACCTTTAGAGACATCGGCGCAGGATGAGAGCGACGGGTGGGTGCAGGCGGCGCGGCTGCTGACCGGATTCGGCTCCCACCGCGTCGTCGATTACATTGCGAACCGGCGCTTTTCGAGCTACATGCAGCCGATCGTTCAGTTAAGCGGCAAACCCATCGGCTATGAAATGCTGCTGCGTCCGCTGCCCGAACAACCGCCTTTCCGGCCGTCGGAGCTGTTCGAGGCGGCGCGCGAAGCCGGCCTGCATTCGTTCCTCGACCGCGAGGCCAGGAACAGCGCCATCCGGGTCGCTTCGCGGCAGCTGCCGGCAGGCGTCAAGAAGTTCATCAACTTTTTGCCGTCCTCGATCTACCGTCCGGACCAATGCCTGCAGCAGACGTTTGAACGCATCATTATGAGCGGCATGGATCCCGCCGACTTCGTGTTCGAGGTCGTGGAGACGGAACGCCTTGACGACGTTAGGCATCTGAACAAAGTATTTGCGGCATACCGCAATATGGGAATCCGCCTCGCGATGGACGATCTGGGCGACGAATTCGCCACTGTCGAAGCGATGGAACAGCTTCAGCCGGACTATATCAAGCTTGACCGCAAGTGGGTTGCGGGCTGCGACGGCGATTCGGACAAGCAGCGCCGGATCGAGGATGTGCTGGAGCGGGCTTCCCGTTTCCATGGCGTCGTATTGGCCGAAGGCGTCGAGCGCGAGGAAGAGTGGCAGTATCTGCGTGAGGCGGGCGTGCCGCTCATGCAGGGCTACTTGTTCGGCCGGCCGTCGCCCGTGCCGATGCCGGTCAGGTTCGAGCGTGCCGCTTCGACCGTGTCTGTCTGA
- a CDS encoding organic hydroperoxide resistance protein — MNKIYTAQVTSRGGREGFVKSSDGKLNLKLSQPSASADSATNPEQLFAAGYAACFHSALKMIAKNKGIETEGSEVAAEVSLFKGEGADFRLSVTLNVSIPGIDAAQTQQLADEAHQVCPYSRATRGDIDVEIKTAAPQR; from the coding sequence ATGAACAAGATTTACACGGCGCAAGTGACCTCGAGAGGCGGCCGCGAAGGTTTCGTCAAATCGTCCGACGGCAAGCTTAATTTGAAGCTCTCCCAGCCGTCCGCTTCCGCCGACAGCGCGACGAATCCCGAGCAATTGTTCGCGGCGGGCTATGCAGCCTGCTTTCACAGCGCGCTGAAGATGATTGCCAAAAACAAAGGGATCGAAACGGAAGGCTCCGAGGTAGCGGCGGAGGTATCCCTGTTCAAAGGGGAGGGCGCGGACTTTAGACTGTCCGTCACGCTTAACGTGTCCATCCCCGGTATCGATGCCGCCCAGACGCAACAGCTGGCCGACGAAGCGCATCAAGTATGTCCGTATTCCAGGGCGACCCGCGGCGACATCGACGTCGAGATCAAGACGGCCGCGCCGCAGCGATGA
- a CDS encoding ATPase, with protein sequence MLKLGEKIIIVNDRFEQNMPVGEYGYVIAYDRNNDSAFDYIIRVPNANRQYYVPASDVELEEVLLELEAERIGREALIDYALATHNAELFKRIMNGELEETEEEAPREVQSREEFIRLVNLKAWI encoded by the coding sequence ATGCTGAAGCTGGGAGAGAAGATCATCATCGTAAACGACCGTTTCGAGCAGAATATGCCCGTCGGCGAATACGGCTATGTAATCGCCTATGACCGCAATAACGACAGCGCCTTCGACTATATCATCCGGGTTCCGAACGCGAACCGTCAATATTATGTACCGGCATCCGATGTTGAGTTGGAGGAGGTATTGCTCGAGCTCGAAGCGGAGCGGATCGGCCGCGAGGCGCTCATCGACTATGCGCTGGCTACGCACAATGCTGAACTGTTCAAGCGCATCATGAACGGCGAGCTGGAAGAGACCGAGGAAGAGGCGCCACGCGAGGTCCAGAGCCGCGAGGAGTTCATTCGGCTCGTCAACCTGAAGGCGTGGATTTAA